Within Telopea speciosissima isolate NSW1024214 ecotype Mountain lineage chromosome 8, Tspe_v1, whole genome shotgun sequence, the genomic segment tttcattcattctccaAATGTGCAACTTTACCATACCATTATCTGCTCCATACTGAAAGCTGTCTGCAGCAACTAGGAGTATTTTGATGTAATGGAATTCGTTAGTATTATTAGATCAGTTAGAACTGTCTTTGTTTCTGGATTGTAATACTTAGGCATTATTTTTAGTTGATTGTCTTGGATGATGGAACTTTGTAGAAATTAGAAGAAAACTGAACCTGTCAACTCACCCATTGTAaacataaaatttatttttatatatgttaaCTATTTCCTTTGACTTGGAGCTAGAGTAGCTTAGGGTCATGTAGCTGGTGGATTATTTGAAATTGTATCACTAAAATGGAGTTTAGGGATCTTCTTATACTTGCATAACCCAAGAGAACTAACTTTTGTTGTTGGAAGAGTTTAAATCATCAATTTCGTATCGTCACAGTCCTTGTCATAGAGTGGGAGTAGATTTACAGAAGCACACTATCAGCTGCTTAGCAAATTAGAGCGTTTTGCTATTTTACTAGAGTTTGTTAGTATGCTCCTCTTGCCTATCTCTTGGGTTAATGTATGAATTTGATTTCCGGTAAAGGGAAATGGGAGATTGcatatcaaaaccaaatgatggTAAAAGCCAAAAGTAGCAAATCTACAATTAAATCCGTGTGTGTATCCTATAGAACTTTTGAAGATGATATGATGGGGTTTTAGAAGCCTAAAGGATTAGGTTCAGAAACGCATTTGAAAACCAGAATCACAGTGAAGGGGAAAAGACAAGATTTAGAAGAAATTCATAACTAACAATCAAAAACTCAGATGAGATTGAAATTTGGTCGGATGTCACTTTAATAGTCTAGAATAACTCCTCAAGATATGATTGAAACCAGATGGTCAGATCTGGAGTTATGGGATTAATCTTATTGGCAATAGGACTCTAGAAGAATCTCAATTGAAGTAGGACAGATGAGGTATGGTCGGCTGAAATAAATCAACTCTAACAAAGctacagaaaataaaattgcaaTAATTCAAACACAGCAGATACTTTGACTAAATAGCACTCCAAAATGATGAACCTGGTGAGGGTGAAAATGAAATATCCTAGAGAACTTATGGGAGTGCTTAAGTTGTAAAGATATCAAAGGAAGTTGTAAAGATATCAAAGGAAGTTAAAAGGTTGAATGATGAGAAAATGACATTGACAGAAATTAGTAAAtcacaaaaacagaaaaatagtaAGTAGAGAAAACTGATATAACTCACTAACCAGCCATCTTATGAACGCAAGATTTACGTCGAATGGAGTAGGAATGGAGGACAGTAACACAATTTAATATCAGCCCAAACTGATGGACCTATTCTTAGAGTCTATCAGCTGAAGTTTAAACTAGGTTGTTGTCCAACAGAAGATAACAAACATCATAACAGTGCTAGAAATCAACTAACAGAATATAATAGGACtgccagaagaagaagaaccaaggccCATCGAACCAGCTCCAGATGAACCAGAACTGGACCAGATCGAGCCAGCCCAGCAGGTCTTCTAGAAGggccaagaaaaagaggccaaaacccTGTTtatgttactgttcacgtgaacagtgtcactgcccatatttgccttgtgtggtatgctttttagaagatgttgtgggcccatcaagtggagaaagcttctatcctaatgctgccatagtttagtttctattttcagtttatattaggtagtttctaatttggttatctttgcatgtttagaaggctaagttataaagcctttagtagtttctattttcattaagtttctaatttctattAGTTGCTAAGTTTGTCAAGTTGCTATATattttaagtttctaattttgtaaactAGCGTACTTCATTAAATAGGCAGTCCCTTATTGTAATAGTTAGAcagaattaatgaatgaaattttgaggCATTCTTGCACTTGATTATGGGAGTAAAGCacccctgttcaacagctggggtagctgtgggtgagagacccaggctgagagagccattcctctaccccccctctcttctgtcttctcttcttttgcAATTGATCCTTTGTGCTGCTGTTTCTCTGTTGATCAATACAAGTTCTGTGAAGAATCCTTCGAAGGCTGCAATCAATCCCCAAACACTCCAAGGCTGTTGTTGTTTCTGCTGCACCCATTCAAGTGAGACTGCTGCTGTTCCTGAGGCTTGATTCCTGCTACAACTTTAAGGCTGTGTATCTCCATTCCCCTTCATCAAAACCTGCAGAGTTTTGGAGCATCATCTCACACCATCATTCCCTCCATTCGATCCCCATTCTAGCTTGTTCTATTGGCTGGATTGCTTCCAAGCCTTgaccttctattttcatcccCCCTTCATAACTTCACTTCTGTCCATCAAAATCACTCCAAACTTGCTGCAGATCATCTACTTCACAAGGCCTCCCCTCGATCCAAACTcgagtcccaagtcccaactgctggctggtttggcctgcagagaattagtttctatttttgggagTTGCTGTCATATCTTCCAGCTCAACCATAAGAATcaattgaaactttcagcagtgTTTCTACCCTAGACAAGATtcattcgatccaagtttggttaCTTTCTCATGGCTGGTTTGATCTCTACTCACTAAGTTACTAAATCTAaatttaccttctattttagtgaCCTGCTGGtatctccctcttcagccaTCAATCGAAGCTGAGATTTCTACGGCTTCATCACCCTTGTTGGACCTTTACTTGTTAGGAGTATCAGTCCCATACAAGTTGGGGAACAACGGATTCTGGAGTTAGCAATTTTCTGATGACTAAACCTCTGTGACCTGCGGTTACAGTGTTTTGGCTTCTATTTGGGTATTTGTGTTGTGGGTTATTGGGACTAGGGAAACCCTAATCTagtccatagttatcaaggcggcaaggcgaccacagcgtttgagggccttcctaatcGCCTTGGTGATAGGGCGGCCACAAGGCGTtctagtattctttttcttatataaCCAATTTATTTGgtacaaatagcatattaaaaattatataattctactttgctaaataaatattaatgattcaaaccaatgcaagatattcatcaaaaaaacaaattaacaaactaagttcatCTATTATCATAGAAATATAGCATATAAATGTGGAACAACACTATAAAGtattaaatataaagaataaaggGTTGCTAATACTTACCTCTATGATGCCAAAATGAGTGCCTAGGCAGTAGGCCCTAAGGTAGGAACAACAGGATAAGAATTTCTGGTGGGGGTAGAGAAGCCACACTATCATATCATGATTTCGACAAAATAGCAAAATGACGTCTATGATATGTATTCATAGGTCCACATTGTCTCAAGATGAGGATATATCATTCAATTTATTATAGGCAAAAGAAATGaggatggaaaaataaaaaagaaaagaaagaaaagaacatagtgCGTCacagggaaggagaaggaagaaaaaaaattgtaaaggaggaggaggaggatgagaagaaacagaaaaaaatcgATTATCAGTAGGCCTAGGCAGTAGGCCCTAAGGTAGGAATCGCCGATGGGGGTGGAGGCtggaggagcagcagcagcagcataagaaaaaaaaaaagaaaaatcgaGGGGACAATGGGACATGGAGGCGCAACAGcagaataagaaaaatagaagagaagaagaagaagagtagaaggtTACTTACCTTGCTGGAAACGTGCTAGTCGGAGGAAGCTTCGTCGGAATCAAAGCGGCTGGCAGGAGAAGACCAATGCCGGAATTGATGGAGACTTGGAGTTGTTCCTTCACCACAGGTTTtttctcccaaacccaaataacgaAGATGAAAAGTCGagggtttcagttttggacttttgttgaaaaagaagaagaaaaagtcttCTATTACCCTTGATAACATGTATCTCAGTTTAGATAATACATACACCAGCCAATGAAAAGTtagtaaatagaataaaacaataaaaataaataaatggggtTTTATAGTATTGATCCAATGTATCTCAGTGTAGATACTCCATATACACTTTCAAATAATAAGttaggaaatagaataaaagtaaatacataaaataaatttaacaacAAAAAGCGACCGCCTTGGTCACAAGGCGTcctaaggcgtcgccttggtcgcctaggagACGCCTTGGTGACCAAGGCGGTCGCCTTTCTTACATACCATAAGGCGCTCCACCGCCTTGCTCCCATATTTCCGCCTGGACgcttggcgacgccttgataactatgatctagtcttacattagtaGCAGTGTTAGAGATTAAGTAATAACAAAGTAGAAGGTTAGAAGTCACCTAGGGATGCCCATGGTAGGAAGTAGGTTGCAGGAATGCTTTCTGGAACAATGTATTGACGGAGAAGAAAACTCAACAGAGaatatagagaagaagaaaaggatatGACCAACAGGTATCACCACCTATGGCATGTGGTTGGGCTTCACCATCCTGCGTGGTTGCCACTTGCTTCACCACAGTGCATGCACTCACATAGAGCATAGTTTCTCAAACATCAAATCTGTGGACTAGTGTGCCCtttgctctttatttataataaggggaaatatagggacaccccctcaactatggcccattttcatgtacaccccctcatcttcaaaatatttcaaacaCACTCCCTCATCTATTGAAAGCATGTAAATTAGTCCATCAAACTAACTGCCGTTTAGTTTTAAACGTCAATACTCACCCAACCATTGTCATAGGACCAGATTGCccaaattaaaagtttgaaaaCGAAAATACCCTGCTATCTCCTGGGCCCCCCACCTTTTATCTCCAGTCGCCATGGCCACAGATTCAGTTGCAGTGGGAGAAATCTTCTGTGGGGCTTTCACACAGCTTGACTGAGAACCAGGCCTCATGGACAAGCTCAGAGACTGCAAATCCCCATAGCCCATTGGACCAACAGACAGTATTCCCTGCTCCATCTACACTAATGCAACCAGACATTTTCTGTTGCAATGCCTGGTTGGTTGAATACTGCCTAGCAGCCCAACTCTTCAGGCTTGGAATTGCATCATCAGCCATTGGAGGGAGCTGACAACTGCAGTCTACAGGATGTGTTCCCTTTGGTTCCTCCTCCAGTGGTGTCTGGAACATCTCTTGGCCTGTTAGTCCAGAGAAATATGGGTGCTGTTGAACTTGTATATGCTGCTGTTGATGCCTAAATGGTTGTTGGAGAAAGTGTTGTCTGTTGGTCTCAGGTTCTGGATTTTGTTGGTAATACATGCTTTCCAAACTGAGAGCTATGGCTTCTCTTTCATTGCTTCTGTACTGATGGGTTCCCATGGATGCACCACCTAAGAAGTCTTCGAGCTTGGGGGACGACGTTGGCACCAACCTTtcatatgaagaagaagacaaaagggTTTAGGGGTTTTAGAAATAATGCTTGAAATGAAACTAAGAATAGAacccaaaagaaagaatcatTAGAAGCAGAAACAGACCATCATTATGTGACCTGGTAAGAGCTTCCATGATACAAAAAGAACCATCAGACTTCAGTGGCAAGACAGACAAGTGAGACGGTGGAGTAGCAGCGGCGACCGGAGATGCAAGGGTGGAGGGTCGAGGAGACGGCGACCGGAGATGAAGGGTGGGGGGTCAAGGAGATGGCCAGCGGTGAGGAGGTTTGCGAGTGATTTGGGAAATGGGGTAACTGGAAGGTTGGGAGGACTTAGGGTAGTTtggtctcttcttttttttatgtattaaggtatagagggtattttagtaacttTATGTTTTCTGTTAGTTAGGTAACGGTGAGTTAACTCGGTGGACGGACTCAGAAGGTTTTGAAGATGAGGGGGTGTCCCTATATATTCCCCTTATAATAACTAATAAACTGATTACAAGAATAGAAACTCTACTTGCTACTTGGCTGCCAAGCAAACTCTAAAAAGGAATCCTTCTAGAAAGGATCCTTAGCTATTATATGCAAAATCGAAAGtaacaaaattttaaacttcTACTTAATATCCTTCTTAATCATTAGATAATTTATTACATGTAattagaaattaagaaaatagaaactaattactTAATCCTGTATAGgccttaaatccctaatatttgggcttatagaatggGTCCGttacaatagaaaactcaaaattacttagcccatggcccatataacccatGGGGTACTTAAATTTGGGCCTAAATTATTGAACCGCAAGTTCATCTTGGCccaaaaaactgaaccaaacccaaatccgaAACTTCTTCTTCCACGGGATGTGATTTGCATCAAGGAATCTCTAAGAAATCAacaccaaaatcaaaatttgaaattgtgGGTGTGTTTAGAATACTATTCGATCACCAAATATGAAATCAGATTTGAAAATTGAGAtgtaaaaaatgagaaacaGAAATTTCCAGCAACTTGAACATGAAGAATAACTGAacagaaaaccaaaaattactAACCCGAATCAATGATAGATAGACTAGAAGAATGGAAGAAtggaagaatagaagaaagataTGAACCAAGCATCCTAGTTGGAACTATGCTGACATCTCATCAACTATCCCACCAAGGGTTGTTGCATCCCACAACAGTGCTTTCCGAATCCCACAGAACATAGAGGCAGCAAAAACCAATTTTATTCAATAGCAAAATCATGTGAAGCTCTATGGCTTTTTGCATCTATGTATAGAGACTAAAAGTGTACTTACAATAGGGAAGGAAAGGTTACTTGaattaggaaagagaaaaatagaaaactgTATCCATAATAGGTGTAGACGTCCCTTATAAACTGAATGGGAAGTTCAACTGACAATCACATTTGAAGCTTTTATGGACCTTAGTTTCAACCATTTTGCACCTAATTTATTGACCATGGCCTGCATTTGGTAAAAAGAATTGATTTGTCAAGTCCAGAAAACAAATCATACAGTATTGGGGCATTGCTGAAAGCATTGAAACAATATGTGCTGGCCAATTGCTccgttttttttcttccttgaaagaaaaaacataacTAAATTACAACAGTGGCCAAGACAGCAAGTGAGATAGATTACAAGATATACTCCaactgatgtagatcaaagcacaaagaaaagggcaaaaaaacactgttcacgaaaTTACTGTGAACTGTGATATGGCCCCACCTGGACAACTGGCTTAGAGGAGTtgatgctattttttttttttattattattattagatttttatttagtttcctatttatGTTTGAGTTGTAttcctaattgggaatcctagttacatTCTAGTTTCTATTGTTGCCTCAGCCattgggttatatatatgtaatCAGCTCTTCGGAGCAGAGGAGATTTGAGTTGCTTTGCTTTGGCAAGTGATTGTCCTGTGAGAGGATTGGCTGTGAGAGCTAGGGCAAGAAGCCTAGGGTGAGAGACCCACTTCATTATTTCCCCTTCCATCATTCTAATCGATCCCCCTTCCATCCTTTATTATGTGAATTGAGTCGACAAGAAGTTGGTGCATCACTGCTGGTTATTCTTCTTCATTAATCGTCTACTATTGCTGCTATTGAAGATCTACACTAGTTGCTGGAATTCAGAATAGGGGCCAACCCCAACATCGATTTCagataaaattagggtttcccaaaaccctaaaagttgTTCGATCTGTTTCTCTCTATACTGATTGGTTTCTTCTATTGGGAGTTCAACTTAATTCTTCGATAGATCATTCAACTTCAATTGCATCTTCAACAGGTTATTAATTTGTGGATTATAATTCTTGTGGTTATCAATTTGAGATCTCACCATTCTCCTCCAACAAATTTAAGATCTCCGTTGTTCTATTTGATCTTGCCTGGGATTAGatctattctggttctagtcttacattaccaacaagaaaaacagagaggggaaattcaccaaaaaaaaaaaaaaaaaacagagaggggAAAACCAACCCCATAACTCTCCCCAGAAACCCAATACGCCCTTTGTTAATAGTAAAACGGAGTACCACTCTCCATACCCAGAGCAGCTGAACGTTACTGAGAATATACAAGACAATGCAATTATTTAAGAGGCATTATTAGGGTTCTATCCCATGGCTTATTTTTTGGTCCAAGCTTGAGGAGTTTACTCATATTTGGCTCCATCATCTTGTACATGTGAGCATTCTCTGGCATGAAGGGATCACACTTTACTTAATATGTTAGAGAAAATGGTATTGTTTAATAATGGTTTGGATATTTAAAAATTGACATGTGGTTACAATTGTTGGTGCAACAGTACTTTTATAATGCATTGTACATTATATCCTATAATTATTGAAATTGGGTTGTTAGAAGTGCCAGAAGTGTTTCTGATATAACACCTTCCAAATGTAATTCTGTTTCTTTTCGGACTTAAGAGTCACTTCTTACATCTTATTACCAAACACATTTTACTCCTGCAGAATCACTCCTCCAGAACAGAATCACAAAAAATCAATTCTAGCTAAGAATGAATCATGCATAACAGAAATGTTGTCAAATGGGGCCTAAGTGTGCAATTGAAGTAGAATTTATAGGTGGTTGAATCTTCTTGTCTGTATTTCATGATATCTGAAATGATGTAGTATGACATTATTCAACTGAAGTGATGATAGTGGTCTAAAGCtcctgatgtagatcaaagcatgaagaagacaTAATGTGCTCTTAATTTGCTTTCTTTGTAGCTCGGAATAACTTTTCATTGCCATGTTGTTCACTTGTTACTGTAGTTTATATTTATGTTTGCTTTAGTTCAGGTAGATGGTTTGTCTGGGGAACTTTTTATTGTCAATGCCTCTGATCCATATTGTCAATGGTGCAGAAGCAGATGGTGCTCTGGACAAGGCAAGGAAGCACAAGAAAAGACAGCTTGAGGACACACTGAACCTTGttttgaagaagaggaaggtatATGCAATTTTAGACATTGTTGGCATTAGTAATCTCTCAAGATCTCTCAGGTGTATGATGGGTCTGAGTCCTCCATACTGACATACATTGGAGACTGCTACCTATTTTGTTAGATATTGGCTTACTTATTAGTGTTAGGTATTGGCATTCAAGTTGGTCCTGTGGGTAGCTCTATTTTTAACATTAGGTAGGCCTGAAAGAGGTAGCATTAGCTTGTAAGGCCCGTCCCTTGTTCCAGAATGTGATACATGCCTCATTTTACAGGGATACAATTCACAGGTAGATGACTTATcaagaacacacacacacacaactagATGGGTACTGCATTGATGAGGGGTTTGGTTGGTTTCAAATGGTTTGAAAAGTGAAGAAAGCAATTGAAAAGTGTCTTAGAAAAAGTTGGAGATCGGGTGCCTGAACATCAGGCCTATATGATCTTGATCTTCTTCTATGCATGAGACACAATTTGGCACTGGGGTTGGCCTTGCAACTTGGTCCCCCAACCAGGTTTATCTTCGtatagaggaaagggaaaggcAATAAAATTAAAGATGAAATAAAGCTAACAAATAGCCATTTGTGCCACTCTTCTATCTCTGTTGCCCTTGTTGTGCTTCCTCTCTTTCGTCCTCCTATTGAAAATTGTAGCGAATTATAATGATATAAGAGTTTTGCGTCTTCCGCCCTTGTCTCTGTCCATTTGAAGGCAATTGGCAAACCTATTGATGAGGATTGCCCGATGAAAGTCTACATTTGTTGTACTTTACTGCATTTTATTATGATCCGCTATAATATTCTTTTTACTTTGACAGGAGTATGACGAGAAACTACGGGAAAAGGGTGAGACTCCGGTGATGTTCAGGTGAAGAAgctttcttatattttttggtaaggtTTTATGGACGTCGTGCCCATAGAGTATCTATGGACATGCCTGTTCAAAAAACTGCTCTCTGGTATATTTCTATGCATCAGCTGCTGATTTAACTATTT encodes:
- the LOC122671495 gene encoding uncharacterized protein LOC122671495 isoform X2, producing the protein MGTHQYRSNEREAIALSLESMYYQQNPEPETNRQHFLQQPFRHQQQHIQVQQHPYFSGLTGQEMFQTPLEEEPSLKSWAARQYSTNQALQQKMSGCISVDGAGNTVCWSNGLWGFAVSELVHEAWFSVKLCESPTEDFSHCN
- the LOC122671495 gene encoding uncharacterized protein LOC122671495 isoform X1, with protein sequence MGTHQYRSNEREAIALSLESMYYQQNPEPETNRQHFLQQPFRHQQQHIQVQQHPYFSGLTGQEMFQTPLEEEPSLKSWAARQYSTNQALQQKMSGCISVDGAGNTVCWSNGLWGFAVSELVHEAWFSVKLCESPTEDFSHCN